A single region of the Pelobates fuscus isolate aPelFus1 chromosome 4, aPelFus1.pri, whole genome shotgun sequence genome encodes:
- the CLDN12 gene encoding claudin-12, which yields MGCQEVHAVTLFAFVCGTASIAGLFAATLLPQWRQMQLYTFNRNEKNLTVSIGLWVKCTRLEWSRDCMMYDTDWYASVDQLDIRVLQFALPFSILTAASALILCLTGICNTTFTTNVPNLKLTKCLVNSSGCHLVAGLLFILAGTMSITPSIWVIFYNNVLNSKYGPYFTYDIAVFVAIGSSGGMFFTALLLFLWYCACKSLPSPFWQPLYSHVPSMHSYVPPSYPSRSRLSALEIDIPVVTHTA from the coding sequence ATGGGCTGCCAGGAAGTCCACGCAGTCACTTTATTTGCCTTTGTATGTGGTACAGCCTCCATAGCTGGGTTATTTGCTGCCACTTTGCTTCCTCAGTGGAGACAGATGCAACTCTACACCTTCAACAGAAATGAGAAGAACCTAACGGTTAGCATTGGTCTGTGGGTGAAATGCACGCGCTTGGAGTGGAGTCGCGACTGCATGATGTACGACACAGATTGGTACGCAAGTGTCGATCAACTGGACATCCGTGTTCTGCAGTTTGCCCTTCCTTTCAGTATCCTGACCGCTGCTTCTGCCCTCATCCTGTGCCTAACCGGAATCTGTAACACCACCTTCACCACAAATGTGCCAAACCTAAAGCTTACCAAATGTCTTGTCAATAGTTCTGGCTGTCACCTTGTGGCTGGTTTGCTGTTTATTCTTGCAGGAACCATGAGCATAACTCCCTCCATCTGGGTTATATTTTATAACAACGTTCTTAATAGCAAGTATGGGCCATATTTTACGTACGACATAGCTGTCTTTGTTGCCATAGGTAGTTCTGGTGGGATGTTCTTCACTgcccttttgttatttttatggtATTGTGCGTGCAAATCCCTTCCTTCCCCTTTCTGGCAGCCTCTCTATTCGCATGTCCCTAGTATGCACAGCTACGTACCCCCATCATACCCGTCCCGGTCCCGTCTTTCAGCCCTTGAAATTGACATTCCTGTTGTTACGCACACTGCCTAA